A DNA window from Pithys albifrons albifrons isolate INPA30051 chromosome 7, PitAlb_v1, whole genome shotgun sequence contains the following coding sequences:
- the FZD1 gene encoding frizzled-1 isoform X1: MAERRGLAASGGGEVRGGRCPRLPLLLVLLWAAVLPSDGQSNGERGISIPDHGYCQPISIPLCTDIAYNQTIMPNLLGHTNQEDAGLEVHQFYPLVKVQCSAELKFFLCSMYAPVCTVLEQALPPCRSLCERARQGCEALMNKFGFQWPDTLRCEKFPVHGAGELCVGQNASERGTPTPALPPESWTSNPHRGGAGGPGPGEPRGRFTCPRALKVPSYLNYRFLGEKDCGAPCEPGRLYGLMYFGPEELRFSRTWIGIWSVLCCASTLFTVLTYLVDMKRFSYPERPIIFLSGCYTAVAVAYIAGFLLEERVVCNERFAEDGSRTVAQGTKREGCTILFMMLYFFGMASSIWWVILSLTWFLAAGMKWGHEAIEANSQYFHLAAWAVPAIKTITILALGQVDGDVLSGVCFVGINNVDALRGFVLAPLFVYLFIGTSFLLAGFVSLFRIRTIMKHDGTKTEKLEKLMVRIGIFSVLYTVPATIVIACYFYEQAFREQWERSWVSQSCKSYAIPCPNNHSSHHPPMSPDFTVFMIKYLMTLIVGITSGFWIWSGKTLNSWRKFYTRLTNSKQGETTV, translated from the coding sequence ATGGCTGAGCGGCGCGGGCTGGCGGCGAGCGGCGGCGGGGAAGTTCGCGGCGGCCGGTGCCCGcggctgcctctgctgctggtgctgctgtgggcgGCCGTGCTGCCGTCCGACGGGCAGTCCAACGGCGAGCGGGGCATCTCCATCCCGGACCACGGTTACTGCCAGCCCATCTCCATCCCGCTCTGCACTGACATCGCCTACAACCAGACCATCATGCCCAACCTGCTTGGCCACACCAACCAGGAGGACGCGGGGCTGGAGGTGCACCAGTTCTACCCTCTGGTGAAGGTGCAGTGCTCGGCCGAGCTCAagttcttcctctgctccatgTACGCGCCGGTGTGCACCGTGCTGGAGCAGGCCCTGCCGCCCTGCCGCTCCCTCTGCGAGCGCGCCCGCCAGGGCTGCGAGGCCCTCATGAACAAGTTCGGCTTCCAGTGGCCCGACACGCTGCGCTGCGAAAAGTTCCCGGTGCACGGGGCGGGCGAGCTCTGCGTGGGGCAGAACGCCTCCGAGCGCGGCACCCCCACGCCCGCCCTGCCCCCCGAGAGCTGGACCAGCAACCCCCACCGCGGGGGCGCCGGGGGCCCGGGACCCGGCGAGCCCCGCGGGCGCTTCACCTGTCCGCGGGCGCTGAAGGTGCCCTCCTACCTGAACTACCGCTTCCTGGGCGAGAAGGACTGCGGGGCGCCCTGTGAGCCCGGCCGCCTCTACGGGCTCATGTACTTCGGGCCCGAGGAGCTGCGCTTCTCCCGCACCTGGATCGGCATCTGGTcggtgctgtgctgtgcctccACCCTCTTCACCGTCCTCACCTACCTGGTGGACATGAAGCGGTTCAGCTATCCCGAGCGGCCCATCATCTTCCTCTCGGGCTGCTACACGGCGGTGGCCGTGGCCTACATCGCCGGCTTCCTCCTGGAGGAGAGGGTGGTCTGCAACGAGCGATTCGCCGAGGATGGCTCCCGCACCGTGGCGCAGGGCACGAAGCGGGAGGGCTGCACTATCCTCTTCATGATGCTCTACTTCTTTGGCATGGCCAGCTCCATCTGGTGGGTCATCCTCTCGCTCACCTGGTTCCTTGCTGCCGGCATGAAGTGGGGCCATGAGGCCATTGAGGCCAACTCCCAGTACTTTCACCTGGCTGCTTGGGCCGTGCCGGCCATCAAGACCATCACCATCCTAGCCCTGGGACAAGTGGATGGGGACGTCCTCAGCGGTGTCTGCTTTGTGGGCATCAACAATGTTGATGCCCTGCGGGGCTTCGTGCTGGCCCCCTTGTTCGTCTACCTGTTCATCGGTACCTCTTTTCTGCTGGCTGGCTTTGTGTCCCTCTTCAGGATCCGGACCATCATGAAGCATGACGGCACCAAGACAGAAAAGCTGGAGAAGCTTATGGTGAGGATAGGCATCTTCAGTGTCCTCTACACGGTGCCAGCCACCATCGTCATTGCCTGCTATTTTTACGAGCAAGCTTTTAGGGAAcagtgggagaggagctgggtcTCACAAAGCTGTAAGAGCTATGCCATTCCCTGCCCCAACAACCACAGCAGCCACCACCCACCCATGAGCCCTGACTTCACTGTCTTCATGATCAAGTATCTCATGACCTTAATTGTGGGCATCACCTCGGGCTTCTGGATCTGGTCTGGGAAAACCCTGAACTCCTGGAGGAAGTTTTACACCAGGCTCACCAACAGCAAGCAGGGCGAGACCACCGTCTGA
- the FZD1 gene encoding frizzled-1 isoform X2, whose amino-acid sequence MAERRGLAASGGGEVRGGRCPRLPLLLVLLWAAVLPSDGQSNGERGISIPDHGYCQPISIPLCTDIAYNQTIMPNLLGHTNQEDAGLEVHQFYPLVKVQCSAELKFFLCSMYAPVCTVLEQALPPCRSLCERARQGCEALMNKFGFQWPDTLRCEKFPVHGAGELCVGQNASERGTPTPALPPESWTSNPHRGGAGGPGPGEPRGRFTCPRALKVPSYLNYRFLGEKDCGAPCEPGRLYGLMYFGPEELRFSRTWIGIWSVLCCASTLFTVLTYLVDMKRFSYPERPIIFLSGCYTAVAVAYIAGFLLEERVVCNERFAEDGSRTVAQGTKREGCTILFMMLYFFGMASSIWWVILSLTWFLAAGMKWGHEAIEANSQYFHLAAWAVPAIKTITILALGQVDGDVLSGVCFVGINNVDALRGFVLAPLFVYLFIGTSFLLAGFVSLFRIRTIMKHDGTKTEKLEKLMGRMGRAAGKRNENKTPFFFPTKVL is encoded by the exons ATGGCTGAGCGGCGCGGGCTGGCGGCGAGCGGCGGCGGGGAAGTTCGCGGCGGCCGGTGCCCGcggctgcctctgctgctggtgctgctgtgggcgGCCGTGCTGCCGTCCGACGGGCAGTCCAACGGCGAGCGGGGCATCTCCATCCCGGACCACGGTTACTGCCAGCCCATCTCCATCCCGCTCTGCACTGACATCGCCTACAACCAGACCATCATGCCCAACCTGCTTGGCCACACCAACCAGGAGGACGCGGGGCTGGAGGTGCACCAGTTCTACCCTCTGGTGAAGGTGCAGTGCTCGGCCGAGCTCAagttcttcctctgctccatgTACGCGCCGGTGTGCACCGTGCTGGAGCAGGCCCTGCCGCCCTGCCGCTCCCTCTGCGAGCGCGCCCGCCAGGGCTGCGAGGCCCTCATGAACAAGTTCGGCTTCCAGTGGCCCGACACGCTGCGCTGCGAAAAGTTCCCGGTGCACGGGGCGGGCGAGCTCTGCGTGGGGCAGAACGCCTCCGAGCGCGGCACCCCCACGCCCGCCCTGCCCCCCGAGAGCTGGACCAGCAACCCCCACCGCGGGGGCGCCGGGGGCCCGGGACCCGGCGAGCCCCGCGGGCGCTTCACCTGTCCGCGGGCGCTGAAGGTGCCCTCCTACCTGAACTACCGCTTCCTGGGCGAGAAGGACTGCGGGGCGCCCTGTGAGCCCGGCCGCCTCTACGGGCTCATGTACTTCGGGCCCGAGGAGCTGCGCTTCTCCCGCACCTGGATCGGCATCTGGTcggtgctgtgctgtgcctccACCCTCTTCACCGTCCTCACCTACCTGGTGGACATGAAGCGGTTCAGCTATCCCGAGCGGCCCATCATCTTCCTCTCGGGCTGCTACACGGCGGTGGCCGTGGCCTACATCGCCGGCTTCCTCCTGGAGGAGAGGGTGGTCTGCAACGAGCGATTCGCCGAGGATGGCTCCCGCACCGTGGCGCAGGGCACGAAGCGGGAGGGCTGCACTATCCTCTTCATGATGCTCTACTTCTTTGGCATGGCCAGCTCCATCTGGTGGGTCATCCTCTCGCTCACCTGGTTCCTTGCTGCCGGCATGAAGTGGGGCCATGAGGCCATTGAGGCCAACTCCCAGTACTTTCACCTGGCTGCTTGGGCCGTGCCGGCCATCAAGACCATCACCATCCTAGCCCTGGGACAAGTGGATGGGGACGTCCTCAGCGGTGTCTGCTTTGTGGGCATCAACAATGTTGATGCCCTGCGGGGCTTCGTGCTGGCCCCCTTGTTCGTCTACCTGTTCATCGGTACCTCTTTTCTGCTGGCTGGCTTTGTGTCCCTCTTCAGGATCCGGACCATCATGAAGCATGACGGCACCAAGACAGAAAAGCTGGAGAAGCTTATG ggcAGGATGGGAAGAGCTGCCGGTAAGAGAAACgaaaacaaaacccctttcttcttccccacAAAGGTTTTGTAA
- the FZD1 gene encoding frizzled-1 isoform X3 — MAERRGLAASGGGEVRGGRCPRLPLLLVLLWAAVLPSDGQSNGERGISIPDHGYCQPISIPLCTDIAYNQTIMPNLLGHTNQEDAGLEVHQFYPLVKVQCSAELKFFLCSMYAPVCTVLEQALPPCRSLCERARQGCEALMNKFGFQWPDTLRCEKFPVHGAGELCVGQNASERGTPTPALPPESWTSNPHRGGAGGPGPGEPRGRFTCPRALKVPSYLNYRFLGEKDCGAPCEPGRLYGLMYFGPEELRFSRTWIGIWSVLCCASTLFTVLTYLVDMKRFSYPERPIIFLSGCYTAVAVAYIAGFLLEERVVCNERFAEDGSRTVAQGTKREGCTILFMMLYFFGMASSIWWVILSLTWFLAAGMKWGHEAIEANSQYFHLAAWAVPAIKTITILALGQVDGDVLSGVCFVGINNVDALRGFVLAPLFVYLFIGTSFLLAGFVSLFRIRTIMKHDGTKTEKLEKLMVL; from the exons ATGGCTGAGCGGCGCGGGCTGGCGGCGAGCGGCGGCGGGGAAGTTCGCGGCGGCCGGTGCCCGcggctgcctctgctgctggtgctgctgtgggcgGCCGTGCTGCCGTCCGACGGGCAGTCCAACGGCGAGCGGGGCATCTCCATCCCGGACCACGGTTACTGCCAGCCCATCTCCATCCCGCTCTGCACTGACATCGCCTACAACCAGACCATCATGCCCAACCTGCTTGGCCACACCAACCAGGAGGACGCGGGGCTGGAGGTGCACCAGTTCTACCCTCTGGTGAAGGTGCAGTGCTCGGCCGAGCTCAagttcttcctctgctccatgTACGCGCCGGTGTGCACCGTGCTGGAGCAGGCCCTGCCGCCCTGCCGCTCCCTCTGCGAGCGCGCCCGCCAGGGCTGCGAGGCCCTCATGAACAAGTTCGGCTTCCAGTGGCCCGACACGCTGCGCTGCGAAAAGTTCCCGGTGCACGGGGCGGGCGAGCTCTGCGTGGGGCAGAACGCCTCCGAGCGCGGCACCCCCACGCCCGCCCTGCCCCCCGAGAGCTGGACCAGCAACCCCCACCGCGGGGGCGCCGGGGGCCCGGGACCCGGCGAGCCCCGCGGGCGCTTCACCTGTCCGCGGGCGCTGAAGGTGCCCTCCTACCTGAACTACCGCTTCCTGGGCGAGAAGGACTGCGGGGCGCCCTGTGAGCCCGGCCGCCTCTACGGGCTCATGTACTTCGGGCCCGAGGAGCTGCGCTTCTCCCGCACCTGGATCGGCATCTGGTcggtgctgtgctgtgcctccACCCTCTTCACCGTCCTCACCTACCTGGTGGACATGAAGCGGTTCAGCTATCCCGAGCGGCCCATCATCTTCCTCTCGGGCTGCTACACGGCGGTGGCCGTGGCCTACATCGCCGGCTTCCTCCTGGAGGAGAGGGTGGTCTGCAACGAGCGATTCGCCGAGGATGGCTCCCGCACCGTGGCGCAGGGCACGAAGCGGGAGGGCTGCACTATCCTCTTCATGATGCTCTACTTCTTTGGCATGGCCAGCTCCATCTGGTGGGTCATCCTCTCGCTCACCTGGTTCCTTGCTGCCGGCATGAAGTGGGGCCATGAGGCCATTGAGGCCAACTCCCAGTACTTTCACCTGGCTGCTTGGGCCGTGCCGGCCATCAAGACCATCACCATCCTAGCCCTGGGACAAGTGGATGGGGACGTCCTCAGCGGTGTCTGCTTTGTGGGCATCAACAATGTTGATGCCCTGCGGGGCTTCGTGCTGGCCCCCTTGTTCGTCTACCTGTTCATCGGTACCTCTTTTCTGCTGGCTGGCTTTGTGTCCCTCTTCAGGATCCGGACCATCATGAAGCATGACGGCACCAAGACAGAAAAGCTGGAGAAGCTTATG GTTTTGTAA